GTGGCTGATTTCCCACACCCGCATCAATTCCTGGTTAAGATACTCCCGGGTCAGGGCATCCAGCGCGCCAAACGGCTCGTCGAGCAGCAAAATTTCCGGTTCATAGGTGAGGGCGCGGGCAATAGCCACCCGCTGGGCCATCCCCCCCGATAACTCGTGGGGATAGTTATCGGCAAACTCCAATAAACCTACCAATTCCAGGGCCTGGGTGACTCGTTGTTTGGCCTCAGCAGGCCCAACGTGCTGCACCTGCATGGGCAGCAGCACGTTGTCAAAAACTGTGCGCCAGGGCATCAGATTGGCCTGTTGAAAAACAAAGCCTATCTCTGGGCAAGGTCCCTGCATCAACCGACCATGTAAAAAAACCTCGCCGCGATCAGGCTCAAGCAAGCCGGCCAAAAGACGTAACAAGGTGCTTTTGCCGCAGCCAGAGGGGCCGACAACGCACAAAAACTCGCCTGGCGCAACCTCAAAGGAAACGTCCTCAATCGCTGAGAGATAGCCCTGCCGCGTGGTGTATTGTTTATAGAGATGAACTGCCTGTAGGATTGAATCCGGCATTGATCAAAAACATTGTTCCTACAACAATTGACTATTCCCCCACAAATTCGTTGGTGTACAACGTCTCCACCTCAACCGGCGACTCAATTAGCCCGGTGGCCAGCATAAACTCGGCTGACTCCGCCCAGGCGGCCAGGTCGGATAAACCGGGTTGGTCGCTCCGCCACAACTCAAGGGAAGCATTGAGCACGGCGCGTTGGGCGGGCGCATCTTCGTCGGTAATTTCCGGCACGGCCTGGCGGGCCAGGTCAAACGCCTCATCGGGATGGGCGATGGTGTATTCCAGGCCGCGCAGGGTGGCCCGCACCAAACGCCGTACCAGGTCAGGGTTCTCGCGGATAACCGTCTCGTTGGTGATGAGACCGTTGGAGACCAGGTCTATGTAATCGGAAACCTCAATCACGTTAACCTCCAGGCCAAGCTGCTTTAACTGCACCGGCTCATTGGTCAGATACACCACGGCCGCATCCACTTTTTTCTGGCTGATGGCTTCGGCCTGGGTAAAACCAATCTCTTCCAAATTAATGGTCGCTTTGTCCAGGCCGGTGGCGTACACCAGGGCCTCCCAGGCCACGTAACTGGCCCCAAACAAGCCCGGAATCCCCACCGAATGGCCGCTCAACTTTTCCGGCGCATCCAGGCCGGTTTCAGCCAAAGCGGCCACCGCCACCGGGAAACGCTGGTACCACTTCATCACGTAAACCACCGGCAATCCCTG
The genomic region above belongs to Anaerolineae bacterium and contains:
- a CDS encoding ABC transporter substrate-binding protein, translating into MKKSLFFLTILAALLPACAAGRDNTPAAELAGPTSGTAVQTPLALEHIDLGVGFIPNVQFAPLYVAQAKGFYANEGLDVALEYGYENDFVALTAQGERQFAVASGDQVILARAQGLPVVYVMKWYQRFPVAVAALAETGLDAPEKLSGHSVGIPGLFGASYVAWEALVYATGLDKATINLEEIGFTQAEAISQKKVDAAVVYLTNEPVQLKQLGLEVNVIEVSDYIDLVSNGLITNETVIRENPDLVRRLVRATLRGLEYTIAHPDEAFDLARQAVPEITDEDAPAQRAVLNASLELWRSDQPGLSDLAAWAESAEFMLATGLIESPVEVETLYTNEFVGE
- a CDS encoding ABC transporter ATP-binding protein, coding for MPDSILQAVHLYKQYTTRQGYLSAIEDVSFEVAPGEFLCVVGPSGCGKSTLLRLLAGLLEPDRGEVFLHGRLMQGPCPEIGFVFQQANLMPWRTVFDNVLLPMQVQHVGPAEAKQRVTQALELVGLLEFADNYPHELSGGMAQRVAIARALTYEPEILLLDEPFGALDALTREYLNQELMRVWEISHKTVVMVTHNIREAVFLADRVLVLSRRPGRVAKVIPITLPRPRPEAIVYGDTFGALAYAVRQAIR